In Streptomyces sp. NBC_00483, a single window of DNA contains:
- a CDS encoding MFS transporter produces MQEVTYAPRELKRARYAVATVFCIHGSVTGSFATRVPWIQEHAGVSAGQLGLALAFPAIGASLSMPLAGSVTHRFGARAGLRGLLALWTLALILPSLAPNVFTLCAALLVYGATAGMSDVAMNALGVEIETRLDKSIMSGLHGLWSVGALLGSLGGTIAAHLGSDARLHHAIAAVVLTVAGLVVCRWVLDLRPTEEEEAPPRFALPPKSALLIGAVGFCAVFAEGASLDWSAVYLRDVLGTSAGLAAACTTAFTLTMAVARIAGDAVVDRFGAVRTVRIGGVVATLGALLVVVAPNPGVAMAGFGLVGLGIAVVVPLCFAAAGRSGPNPSLAIAGVATITYTSGLIAPSAIGTIADATSLVVSFGLVTVLAFGLVVFAKVLRGGDRTRTGAAEPSASRAADHAS; encoded by the coding sequence ATGCAGGAAGTGACGTACGCACCAAGGGAGTTGAAGCGGGCGCGGTACGCCGTCGCCACCGTCTTCTGCATCCATGGCTCCGTGACGGGGTCGTTCGCGACGCGGGTGCCCTGGATCCAGGAGCACGCGGGCGTGAGCGCGGGGCAGTTGGGTCTCGCGCTCGCCTTCCCCGCGATCGGCGCCTCGCTCTCGATGCCGCTGGCGGGCAGCGTCACCCACCGCTTCGGCGCCCGCGCCGGGCTGCGCGGACTGCTCGCGCTGTGGACGCTGGCCCTGATCCTGCCCTCGCTGGCGCCCAATGTGTTCACCCTGTGCGCCGCGCTGCTCGTCTACGGGGCGACCGCGGGCATGTCGGACGTGGCCATGAACGCTCTGGGCGTCGAGATCGAGACCCGGCTCGACAAATCGATCATGTCGGGGCTGCACGGACTGTGGAGCGTGGGCGCCCTGCTCGGCTCGCTCGGAGGCACCATCGCCGCGCATCTGGGCTCGGACGCGCGGCTGCACCACGCGATCGCGGCGGTCGTGCTGACCGTGGCGGGCCTGGTCGTCTGCCGCTGGGTGCTCGATCTGCGCCCGACGGAGGAAGAGGAGGCGCCGCCGCGCTTCGCGCTGCCGCCCAAGTCGGCGCTCCTCATCGGGGCGGTCGGATTCTGCGCGGTGTTCGCGGAGGGCGCGAGCCTGGACTGGTCGGCGGTGTATCTACGGGATGTGCTCGGCACGTCGGCCGGGCTCGCGGCCGCCTGCACCACGGCGTTCACGCTCACGATGGCGGTGGCGCGGATCGCGGGCGACGCGGTGGTGGACCGGTTCGGCGCGGTGCGCACCGTGCGGATCGGCGGCGTCGTGGCGACGCTCGGTGCGCTGCTCGTGGTGGTCGCGCCGAACCCGGGCGTCGCGATGGCCGGATTCGGCCTGGTGGGCCTCGGGATCGCGGTCGTGGTGCCGCTCTGCTTCGCCGCGGCCGGGCGCAGCGGCCCGAATCCGAGCCTGGCCATCGCCGGCGTCGCCACCATCACGTACACCTCGGGCCTGATCGCGCCCTCGGCGATCGGCACGATCGCCGACGCGACCAGCCTGGTGGTCTCGTTCGGCCTGGTGACGGTGCTGGCGTTCGGGCTCGTGGTGTTCGCGAAGGTGCTGCGCGGCGGCGACCGTACGCGGACGGGGGCGGCGGAGCCGAGCGCCTCGCGGGCGGCGGATCACGCCTCGTAG
- a CDS encoding nicotinamide mononucleotide transporter family protein gives MNWLNTEAFTIFGQHILWSDMIGNTIGLIALALGWRRSIWTWPAQLISGAILLTAFATAHLSGSAGKQLVVIVVALYGWWQWNRGKGQAQDGSIAVRFATWRERGYLLGAAAVGTLAVGGLFTAFPTLSWDPWPDAYIFVGTVVAMYAQARGMVEFWFAWLLVDLVGVPLNFANGFAFSGFVYVIYGALVLWGMRDWWLRSRAAASTAPALEGARA, from the coding sequence GTGAACTGGCTCAACACCGAGGCGTTCACGATCTTCGGCCAGCACATCCTCTGGTCCGACATGATCGGCAACACGATCGGTCTCATCGCCCTCGCGCTCGGCTGGCGCCGCTCCATATGGACCTGGCCCGCCCAGCTGATATCCGGCGCGATCCTGCTCACCGCCTTCGCCACCGCCCACCTCTCGGGCAGCGCGGGCAAGCAGCTCGTCGTCATCGTCGTCGCCCTCTACGGCTGGTGGCAGTGGAACCGCGGCAAGGGCCAGGCGCAGGACGGCTCCATCGCCGTCCGCTTCGCCACCTGGCGCGAGCGCGGCTACCTGCTGGGCGCCGCCGCCGTCGGCACGCTCGCCGTGGGCGGCCTGTTCACCGCGTTCCCGACGCTGTCCTGGGACCCGTGGCCGGACGCGTACATCTTCGTCGGCACCGTCGTCGCGATGTACGCCCAGGCCCGCGGCATGGTCGAGTTCTGGTTCGCCTGGCTGCTCGTCGACCTCGTCGGCGTCCCCCTGAACTTCGCCAACGGCTTCGCCTTCTCCGGCTTCGTCTACGTCATCTACGGCGCGCTCGTCCTGTGGGGCATGCGCGACTGGTGGCTGCGCTCCCGCGCGGCCGCTTCCACCGCCCCGGCCCTGGAAGGAGCCCGCGCATGA
- a CDS encoding UbiX family flavin prenyltransferase produces the protein MRLIVGITGATGAAYGIRLLEALRAVPDVETHLILTRWARTTIELETDRSVGDVQKLADVVHRPGDQAAAVSSGSFRTDGMVIAPCSMKTLAGIRAGYADGLLGRAADVVLKERRPLVLVPRESPLHEIHLENMLALARMGARIVPPMPAFYQRPKTIEDLVDHTVARVLDQLALPGPAVDRWAGG, from the coding sequence GTGCGCCTGATCGTCGGGATCACGGGCGCGACCGGCGCGGCCTACGGCATCCGCCTCTTGGAGGCGCTGCGCGCCGTGCCCGACGTCGAGACGCATCTGATCCTGACCCGCTGGGCACGGACCACCATCGAGCTGGAGACGGACCGGAGCGTCGGCGACGTACAGAAGCTCGCCGACGTCGTGCACCGTCCCGGCGACCAGGCGGCGGCCGTCTCCTCCGGATCGTTCCGCACCGACGGCATGGTGATCGCGCCGTGCAGCATGAAGACGCTCGCGGGGATCCGGGCCGGCTACGCGGACGGGCTGCTCGGCCGGGCGGCCGACGTCGTCCTCAAGGAGCGGCGGCCGCTGGTCCTCGTACCGCGCGAGAGCCCGCTGCACGAGATCCACCTGGAGAACATGCTCGCCCTCGCCCGCATGGGCGCCCGGATCGTGCCGCCGATGCCGGCCTTCTACCAGCGCCCGAAAACGATCGAGGACCTGGTCGACCACACGGTCGCCCGGGTCCTCGATCAACTCGCCCTGCCGGGCCCGGCGGTGGACCGGTGGGCGGGCGGGTGA
- a CDS encoding uracil-xanthine permease family protein: MDLGVRWKLHGDGRTPAPGAVVRPDERLSWPRTIGLGAQHVVAMFGASFVAPVLMGLDPNLAIMMSGVSTVIFLLATRGRVPSYLGCSLSFVGVAAVIRAQGGTSATVTGAVFVVGVALFLVGLAVQKFGARIIHAAMPPVVTGAVVMLIGFNLAPVTATTYWPTDQWTALLVMLFTGLAVVCLRGFWSRIAIFLGLVFGYGISWVLDRVFGQIHSPNSGGKAVDHWRLDLSAVGQADWFGLPTFHAPSFQWSAILVALPVVIALIAENAGHVKAVGEMTGDNLDGKLGTAISADGVGSMLSTAVGGPPNTTYSENIGVMAATRVYSTAAYWAAAGFALLFGLCPKFGAIVAAIPGGVLGGITVILYGMIGLLGAQIWINAGVDLRNPLNLVPTAAGIIIGIGDVSLKFTDTFSLSGIALGTIVVITGYHALRAMAPAHLKTQKPLLDEGTSSYDEERADNKPAGDK; encoded by the coding sequence ATGGACCTCGGCGTGCGCTGGAAACTGCACGGCGACGGGCGCACGCCGGCTCCCGGCGCGGTCGTCCGCCCCGACGAGCGGCTTTCCTGGCCGCGCACGATCGGGCTCGGCGCACAGCACGTGGTCGCGATGTTCGGCGCGTCCTTCGTGGCGCCCGTCCTGATGGGCCTCGACCCGAACCTCGCGATCATGATGTCCGGCGTCTCGACGGTCATCTTCCTGCTGGCCACGCGCGGCCGGGTCCCCAGCTACCTGGGCTGTTCGCTCTCCTTCGTGGGCGTCGCGGCCGTGATCCGGGCGCAGGGCGGCACCAGCGCGACGGTCACGGGCGCCGTCTTCGTCGTGGGTGTCGCGCTGTTCCTGGTGGGCCTCGCGGTACAGAAGTTCGGGGCGCGGATCATCCACGCGGCGATGCCGCCGGTGGTGACCGGCGCGGTCGTGATGCTGATCGGCTTCAACCTCGCCCCGGTCACGGCCACCACGTACTGGCCGACCGACCAGTGGACGGCGCTGCTCGTCATGCTGTTCACCGGTTTGGCCGTGGTGTGCCTGCGCGGTTTCTGGTCGCGCATCGCGATCTTCCTCGGCCTGGTCTTCGGCTACGGGATCTCCTGGGTCCTCGACCGGGTCTTCGGGCAGATCCACTCGCCGAACAGCGGCGGCAAGGCCGTCGACCACTGGCGCCTCGACCTGTCGGCCGTCGGCCAGGCGGACTGGTTCGGCCTGCCGACCTTCCACGCCCCGTCCTTCCAGTGGTCGGCGATCCTGGTGGCCCTGCCGGTCGTCATCGCGCTGATCGCGGAGAACGCGGGCCACGTCAAGGCCGTCGGCGAGATGACCGGCGACAACCTCGACGGCAAGCTCGGCACGGCCATCTCGGCGGACGGCGTCGGCTCGATGCTCTCCACGGCCGTCGGCGGCCCGCCCAACACCACGTACTCCGAGAACATCGGCGTGATGGCCGCGACCCGCGTCTACTCGACGGCGGCGTACTGGGCGGCGGCCGGATTCGCGCTGCTCTTCGGCCTGTGCCCGAAGTTCGGCGCGATCGTGGCGGCGATCCCGGGCGGTGTCCTCGGCGGCATCACGGTCATCCTCTACGGCATGATCGGCCTGCTCGGCGCGCAGATCTGGATCAACGCGGGGGTCGACCTGCGCAACCCGCTGAACCTCGTGCCGACCGCCGCGGGCATCATCATCGGCATCGGCGACGTCTCCCTGAAGTTCACCGACACCTTCTCGCTCAGCGGCATCGCCCTCGGCACGATCGTCGTGATCACCGGGTACCACGCACTGCGGGCGATGGCCCCCGCGCACCTCAAGACGCAGAAGCCGCTGCTCGACGAGGGCACGTCTTCGTACGACGAGGAGCGGGCCGACAACAAGCCGGCCGGCGACAAGTAG
- the ribH gene encoding 6,7-dimethyl-8-ribityllumazine synthase, whose amino-acid sequence MSGKGAPELSVKNCGDLRVAVIAAQWHEQVMDGLVDGALRALNELGISEPTLLRVPGSFELPVVAKVLAGRGYDAIVALGVVIRGGTPHFEYVCQGVTNGLTQVTVDTGVPIGFGVLTCDTEEQALDRAGIEGSNEDKGHEAVTAAVATATTLRTIAEPWR is encoded by the coding sequence GTGAGCGGCAAGGGTGCACCTGAACTGAGCGTGAAGAACTGCGGCGACCTGCGCGTCGCCGTCATCGCGGCCCAGTGGCACGAGCAGGTCATGGACGGACTCGTGGACGGCGCCCTGCGCGCCCTGAACGAGCTGGGCATCAGCGAGCCCACCCTCCTGCGCGTCCCCGGCAGCTTCGAGCTCCCGGTCGTCGCGAAGGTCCTCGCGGGCCGCGGCTACGACGCGATCGTCGCGCTCGGCGTCGTCATCCGCGGCGGCACCCCGCACTTCGAGTACGTCTGCCAGGGCGTGACGAACGGCCTCACCCAGGTCACCGTCGACACCGGCGTCCCCATCGGCTTCGGCGTCCTGACCTGCGACACCGAGGAGCAGGCGCTCGACAGGGCCGGCATCGAGGGCTCCAACGAGGACAAGGGGCACGAGGCGGTCACCGCGGCCGTCGCCACCGCCACCACGCTGCGCACCATCGCCGAGCCCTGGCGCTGA
- a CDS encoding SDR family oxidoreductase, with protein sequence MTTILVTGGTGTLGRLVTERLRAAGHEVRVLSRHSEPYAVDLREGGPALDRAVTGVDTIVHCATTQTGGDEKAAAKLIEAARRAEVPHLVYISIVGVDEVPFPYYKAKLAVERLVEESGLGWTVLRATQFHDLVATIVRVAAKLPVVLLPSGVSDQPIEVAEVADRLAELAQSPPAGRVADMGGPEVLAFADLARTYLKAAGKRRPVVSVRLAGKTYGAFRAGGHLAPERAVGKVTFAEYVARR encoded by the coding sequence ATGACCACGATCCTGGTGACCGGCGGAACCGGAACGCTCGGCCGGCTCGTCACCGAGCGGCTGCGCGCGGCGGGGCACGAGGTTCGGGTGCTGAGCAGGCACAGCGAGCCGTACGCCGTGGATCTGCGCGAGGGCGGGCCCGCACTCGACCGGGCCGTGACCGGCGTGGACACGATCGTGCACTGCGCGACGACGCAGACCGGCGGCGACGAGAAGGCTGCCGCCAAGTTGATCGAGGCGGCGCGGCGGGCGGAGGTCCCACACCTCGTCTACATCTCGATCGTCGGCGTGGACGAGGTCCCGTTCCCCTATTACAAGGCGAAGCTCGCGGTGGAGCGCCTCGTCGAGGAGTCGGGGCTCGGGTGGACGGTGCTGCGGGCGACACAGTTCCACGACCTGGTGGCGACGATCGTGCGGGTCGCGGCGAAGCTGCCGGTGGTGCTGTTGCCCTCCGGTGTCAGCGATCAGCCGATCGAGGTGGCCGAAGTCGCGGACCGGCTGGCCGAGTTGGCGCAGTCGCCTCCGGCGGGGCGGGTGGCGGACATGGGCGGGCCCGAGGTTCTCGCGTTTGCGGATCTTGCGCGTACGTATCTCAAGGCGGCGGGAAAGCGGCGACCGGTTGTGTCGGTGCGGCTGGCCGGGAAGACGTACGGGGCGTTTCGGGCGGGTGGGCATCTGGCGCCGGAGCGGGCGGTCGGGAAGGTGACGTTCGCGGAGTATGTGGCGCGGCGTTGA
- a CDS encoding ROK family transcriptional regulator: protein MPASPRTARAINDRLALRLLQEEGPLTAGQLKERTGLSRPTVADLVERLTAAGLIEVVGEAGAQRRGPNARLYGIVAGRAHLAALDVRTGGVRLVVADLLGTVLAEASVPVGAGEEAGAAVERTVTTLERTAKEAGVERLHTVGVGAPGLIDPATGELRDSSGLPQWHRRLVSALRERLPARVLVENETNLAALAERRDGAARDRDTFALLWLGLGIGAAVVLDGKLRRGASGGTGEVGFLPVPGTAGLPSASGCDGGFHSLAGSAAILELAAAHGLVAPGEPLEKAADVVRDADEAFLDALADRVVLGAAAVVAVLDPGCVVLAGEIGRAGGAGLAERVAVRLAGMSPLPTEVRAGELGGAAVLRGALLMAREVAQEAVYPRDATRG from the coding sequence ATGCCCGCATCGCCCAGAACCGCCCGAGCCATCAACGACCGGCTCGCGCTGCGCCTCCTCCAGGAGGAAGGGCCGCTCACCGCAGGGCAGTTGAAGGAGCGCACGGGCCTGTCCCGGCCCACCGTCGCCGACCTCGTCGAGCGGCTCACCGCGGCGGGCCTCATCGAGGTCGTCGGCGAGGCGGGCGCCCAGCGGCGAGGCCCCAACGCCCGGCTCTACGGGATCGTCGCGGGCCGCGCCCACCTCGCCGCGCTCGATGTGCGCACCGGGGGTGTACGGCTCGTCGTCGCCGACCTGTTGGGCACGGTACTCGCGGAGGCGTCGGTGCCGGTCGGGGCGGGGGAGGAGGCGGGCGCCGCCGTCGAGCGCACCGTCACGACGCTGGAACGCACGGCGAAGGAGGCGGGTGTCGAGCGGCTGCACACCGTCGGCGTCGGCGCCCCCGGCCTCATCGACCCCGCGACCGGCGAACTGCGCGACTCCTCCGGCCTGCCGCAATGGCACCGCCGCCTGGTCTCCGCGCTGCGGGAACGGCTGCCCGCGCGGGTGCTGGTGGAGAACGAGACGAACCTGGCCGCCCTCGCCGAGCGGCGGGACGGCGCCGCCCGCGACCGTGACACCTTCGCGCTGCTGTGGCTGGGCCTCGGCATCGGCGCCGCCGTCGTCCTGGACGGAAAGCTGCGGCGCGGCGCGTCGGGCGGCACCGGAGAGGTCGGGTTCCTGCCGGTGCCGGGGACGGCCGGGCTGCCGTCCGCGTCCGGCTGCGACGGAGGTTTCCACTCGCTGGCCGGCTCGGCGGCGATCCTCGAACTGGCCGCGGCGCACGGGCTCGTGGCCCCGGGGGAGCCCCTGGAGAAGGCGGCCGACGTGGTGCGCGACGCGGACGAAGCCTTCCTGGACGCGCTGGCCGACCGGGTGGTGCTGGGCGCCGCCGCGGTGGTGGCCGTCCTCGACCCCGGCTGCGTGGTGCTCGCGGGCGAGATCGGCCGCGCGGGCGGCGCGGGGCTCGCCGAGCGGGTCGCGGTGCGGCTGGCCGGGATGTCACCGCTGCCGACCGAGGTCCGGGCGGGCGAACTGGGCGGCGCGGCGGTGCTGCGGGGCGCGCTGCTGATGGCCCGGGAGGTGGCCCAGGAGGCCGTCTACCCGCGCGACGCCACTCGGGGCTGA
- a CDS encoding riboflavin synthase, giving the protein MFTGIVEELGEITAVEMLDDACRFRVRGPVVTEGAKHGDSIAVNGVCLTVVEHGNDEFTADVMAETLKRSSLGALATGSRVNLERPMVADGRFGGHVVQGHVDGTGTIVERTPSEHWEIVKISLPAELSRYVVEKGSITVDGVSLTVVEAAADYFTISLIPTTLALTTLGVKQAGDPVNLEVDIIAKYVERMLGTQGGAR; this is encoded by the coding sequence GTGTTCACCGGAATCGTCGAAGAGCTGGGCGAGATCACCGCCGTCGAGATGCTCGACGACGCCTGTCGCTTCCGCGTGCGTGGCCCTGTCGTCACCGAAGGCGCCAAACACGGGGACTCCATCGCCGTCAACGGCGTCTGCCTCACTGTCGTCGAGCACGGGAACGACGAGTTCACCGCCGACGTCATGGCCGAGACCCTCAAGCGCTCCAGCCTCGGCGCACTCGCCACGGGCTCCCGCGTCAACCTCGAACGGCCGATGGTCGCCGACGGCCGCTTCGGCGGTCACGTCGTGCAGGGCCACGTCGACGGCACGGGCACGATCGTCGAGCGGACCCCCTCCGAGCACTGGGAGATCGTCAAGATCTCGCTCCCTGCCGAGCTGTCCCGCTACGTCGTCGAGAAGGGCTCGATCACCGTCGACGGCGTGAGCCTGACGGTCGTCGAGGCCGCCGCCGACTACTTCACCATCAGCCTCATCCCCACCACCCTCGCCCTGACCACGCTCGGCGTGAAGCAGGCAGGCGACCCCGTCAACCTCGAGGTCGACATCATCGCGAAGTACGTGGAGCGGATGCTCGGAACCCAGGGCGGTGCGCGGTGA
- the hisG gene encoding ATP phosphoribosyltransferase, with protein sequence MLRIAVPNKGSLSGPASDMLHEAGYRQRKESKELVTVDPDNEVEFFYLRPKDIAIYVSSGKLDIGITGEDLLIDSGADAETILPLGFARSTFRFASRPGAVKDLADLAGKTIATSYEGIVGKYLAERGVEANVVHLDGAVETAIELGVAEAIADVVETGTSLRNAGLEVFGEPIMRSEACVIRRKGETTDDPKVQQFLRRLQGVLVARTYVMMDYDCRAEHLEKAVALTPGLESPTISPLHNEGWVAVRAMVPAKGAQRIMDDLYALGARAILTTAIHACRL encoded by the coding sequence ATGCTGCGCATCGCCGTCCCCAACAAGGGTTCACTCTCAGGGCCTGCGTCGGACATGCTGCATGAGGCCGGATACCGGCAGCGCAAGGAGTCCAAGGAACTCGTCACGGTCGACCCGGACAACGAGGTCGAGTTCTTCTACCTGCGCCCCAAGGACATCGCGATCTACGTGTCCTCGGGCAAGCTCGACATCGGCATCACCGGCGAGGACCTGCTGATCGACTCCGGCGCCGACGCCGAGACGATCCTGCCGCTCGGCTTCGCCCGCTCCACGTTCCGCTTCGCCTCGCGTCCGGGCGCCGTGAAGGACCTCGCGGACCTCGCGGGCAAGACGATCGCCACCTCCTACGAGGGCATCGTCGGCAAGTACCTCGCCGAGCGCGGCGTGGAGGCCAACGTCGTGCACCTCGACGGCGCCGTCGAGACCGCCATCGAGCTCGGTGTCGCCGAGGCCATCGCGGACGTCGTCGAGACGGGCACGTCCCTTCGGAACGCCGGCCTGGAGGTCTTCGGTGAGCCGATCATGCGCTCCGAGGCCTGCGTCATCCGCCGCAAGGGCGAGACGACGGACGACCCGAAGGTGCAGCAGTTCCTGCGCCGCCTTCAGGGCGTCCTCGTCGCCCGGACGTACGTGATGATGGACTACGACTGCCGCGCCGAGCACCTGGAGAAGGCCGTCGCCCTGACGCCCGGCCTGGAGTCGCCGACCATTTCCCCGCTGCACAACGAGGGCTGGGTCGCCGTCCGCGCGATGGTCCCGGCCAAGGGCGCGCAGCGCATCATGGACGACCTGTACGCCCTCGGCGCGCGGGCCATCCTCACCACGGCCATCCACGCCTGCCGCCTCTGA
- a CDS encoding phosphoribosyl-ATP diphosphatase — MSNKTFEELFTELQHKAANGDPATSRTAELVDKGVHAIGKKVVEEAAEVWMAAEHEGKEAAAEEISQLLYHVQVMMVARGISLDDVYAHL, encoded by the coding sequence ATGTCCAATAAGACGTTCGAGGAGCTCTTCACCGAGCTCCAGCACAAGGCAGCCAACGGCGACCCCGCCACTTCCCGCACCGCTGAACTGGTCGACAAGGGCGTCCATGCCATCGGCAAGAAGGTCGTCGAGGAGGCCGCCGAAGTCTGGATGGCCGCCGAGCACGAGGGCAAGGAGGCAGCCGCCGAGGAGATCTCGCAGCTGCTCTACCACGTGCAGGTGATGATGGTCGCCCGCGGCATCTCCCTCGACGACGTGTACGCGCACCTTTAA
- a CDS encoding PH domain-containing protein codes for MSDQPSLPVTFRPGRTRAVLHTLGAASFVVITIVALLLGGLSPGEKVSFVFTGALFWGVLWLLARPKVVADTEGVTVVNVARSRRLSWAEIVKVNLRPGDPWVFLDLTDGTSMAAMGIQPGMAKQSAIRDAKALRALTEAAHQSSPAGD; via the coding sequence ATGTCCGACCAGCCCAGCCTGCCCGTCACCTTCCGGCCGGGCCGCACCCGCGCGGTCCTGCACACGCTCGGCGCCGCGTCCTTCGTGGTGATCACGATCGTCGCGCTGCTGCTCGGCGGCCTGAGCCCGGGGGAGAAGGTCAGCTTCGTCTTCACCGGGGCGCTCTTCTGGGGCGTGCTCTGGCTGCTGGCCCGTCCCAAGGTCGTCGCCGATACCGAGGGCGTCACGGTCGTCAACGTGGCGCGCAGCCGCCGGCTGTCCTGGGCGGAGATCGTCAAGGTCAATCTGCGCCCCGGCGACCCCTGGGTCTTCCTCGACCTCACCGACGGCACCAGCATGGCCGCCATGGGCATCCAGCCCGGCATGGCCAAACAGTCCGCCATCCGCGACGCAAAGGCGCTCCGCGCCCTGACGGAAGCGGCACACCAGTCAAGCCCCGCCGGCGATTGA
- a CDS encoding bifunctional 3,4-dihydroxy-2-butanone-4-phosphate synthase/GTP cyclohydrolase II produces MSARPSPTTAPSRKALRAAPSDSNLYEVEDLSLDPVEMAVRDIAAGRPVVVVDDEDRENEGDLVVAAEKITPEIVAFMMSECRGLICAPMEGDELDRLELPQMVGQNTESMQTAFTVSVDASGAHGVTTGISAADRAATLRLLASGGSQPGDFVRPGHIFPLRAKEGGVLARDGHTEAAVDLARLAGLRPAGAIVEIAGEDGVMLRLPELVPFARRHGLTIISIKDLIDYRRTSEPTVKREATVQLPTAFGDFMAYGYRSTVDGVEHVALVHGELGDGEEVLARIHSECLTGDVFHSLRCDCGPQLEESMRRIVEEGRGVVVYLRGHEGRGIGLVSKLRAYELQEQGRDTLDANLELGLPADARDYAAGAQILGDLGVRSLRLMTNNPDKTDALTRHGLKVTEREPMPVTAGEHNLRYLRTKRDRMGHDLPWLDAPRTSACNNQ; encoded by the coding sequence ATGAGCGCCCGCCCGTCTCCCACCACCGCCCCTTCAAGGAAGGCGCTTCGCGCCGCCCCTTCTGATTCCAACCTCTACGAGGTCGAGGACCTGTCCCTCGACCCGGTCGAGATGGCCGTTCGCGACATCGCCGCAGGACGCCCCGTCGTGGTCGTCGACGACGAGGACCGCGAGAACGAGGGCGACCTCGTCGTCGCCGCCGAGAAGATCACGCCCGAGATCGTCGCCTTCATGATGAGCGAGTGCCGCGGCCTGATCTGCGCCCCCATGGAGGGCGACGAGCTCGACCGGCTCGAGCTGCCGCAGATGGTCGGCCAGAACACCGAGTCGATGCAGACCGCGTTCACCGTCTCCGTCGACGCCTCCGGCGCGCACGGCGTGACGACCGGCATCTCGGCGGCCGACCGCGCTGCCACGCTCCGGCTCCTCGCCTCGGGCGGCAGCCAGCCCGGCGACTTCGTCCGCCCCGGCCACATCTTCCCGCTGCGCGCCAAGGAGGGCGGCGTCCTGGCCCGCGACGGCCACACCGAGGCCGCCGTCGACCTCGCGCGGCTCGCGGGCCTGCGCCCGGCCGGCGCCATCGTGGAGATCGCTGGCGAGGACGGCGTGATGCTGCGCCTGCCCGAGCTCGTCCCGTTCGCCCGCAGGCACGGCCTGACGATCATCTCCATCAAGGACCTGATCGACTACCGCCGCACCTCCGAGCCCACGGTCAAGCGCGAGGCGACCGTCCAACTCCCCACCGCCTTCGGCGACTTCATGGCCTACGGCTACCGCTCCACGGTCGACGGCGTCGAGCACGTCGCCCTCGTGCACGGCGAGCTGGGCGACGGCGAGGAGGTCCTCGCCCGGATCCACTCCGAGTGCCTGACCGGCGACGTGTTCCACTCGCTGCGCTGCGACTGCGGCCCCCAGCTGGAGGAATCCATGCGCCGCATCGTCGAGGAGGGCCGCGGCGTCGTCGTCTACCTGCGCGGACACGAGGGCCGGGGCATCGGCCTCGTCTCCAAGCTGCGCGCGTACGAGCTCCAGGAGCAGGGCCGCGACACCCTCGACGCCAACCTGGAACTCGGCCTGCCCGCCGATGCCCGCGACTACGCGGCGGGCGCCCAGATCCTCGGCGACCTCGGCGTGCGCAGCCTGCGCCTGATGACCAACAACCCCGACAAGACGGACGCCCTCACCCGCCACGGCCTCAAGGTCACCGAGCGGGAGCCGATGCCCGTCACTGCGGGCGAGCACAACCTGCGCTACCTGCGCACCAAGCGGGACCGCATGGGCCACGACCTGCCCTGGCTGGACGCCCCGCGGACGTCCGCCTGCAACAACCAGTAA